A window of the Streptomyces sp. NBC_00250 genome harbors these coding sequences:
- a CDS encoding geranylgeranyl reductase family protein — protein sequence MSSEQAENAGPENTAPEGATPEGIGAEAATDEVTDAVENGAADDVTDAALAHVTSDGAAPDLEVEADAVVEADLDGAAAGEPEAAEVWDVVVVGAGPAGASAAYAAAVAGRRVLLLEKSELPRYKTCGGGIIGPSRDCLPPGFELPLQDRVHAVTFSLDGRFARTRRSRKMLFGLINRPEFDAQLVEHAQKAGAELRTGATVTRVEQHGPAVPDRRTVAVVLADGETVLARAVIGADGSASRIGAHVGVKLGQVDLGLEAEIPVPPSVAEDWKGRVLIDWGPMPGSYGWVFPKGDTLTVGVISARGEGAATKRYMEDFVARLGLSGFEPTISSGHLTRCRTDDSPLSRGRVLVCGDAAGLLEPWTREGISYALRSGRLAGEWAVRVAEANDAVDARRQALNYAFAIKAGLGVEMAVGRRMLAVFERRPGLLHATLTGLRPAWNAFADITRGSATLGGMVRSNGMARRALEILDKRMDTSTGVGPAGRGVGQRERSAPEASDSPELSAGTAASASPEASASPEAPEVV from the coding sequence GTGAGCAGCGAGCAAGCGGAGAACGCCGGTCCGGAGAACACCGCGCCCGAAGGCGCGACTCCTGAGGGCATCGGTGCGGAGGCGGCGACGGACGAGGTCACGGACGCGGTCGAGAACGGGGCCGCGGACGACGTCACGGACGCGGCCCTCGCGCACGTCACGTCCGACGGAGCGGCGCCGGACCTCGAAGTCGAGGCGGACGCCGTGGTCGAGGCGGACCTCGACGGCGCGGCGGCAGGTGAGCCCGAGGCGGCCGAGGTCTGGGACGTCGTGGTCGTCGGCGCGGGACCGGCAGGCGCGTCCGCGGCCTACGCGGCGGCCGTCGCGGGACGTCGGGTGCTGCTCCTGGAGAAGTCCGAGCTGCCCCGGTACAAGACCTGCGGCGGCGGCATCATCGGCCCCTCCCGCGACTGCCTGCCGCCCGGCTTCGAACTGCCCCTCCAGGACCGGGTGCACGCCGTCACCTTCTCCCTGGACGGACGCTTCGCCCGGACCCGCCGCTCGCGGAAGATGCTGTTCGGGCTCATCAACCGCCCCGAGTTCGACGCGCAGCTCGTCGAGCACGCTCAGAAGGCCGGTGCCGAACTGCGGACCGGGGCCACGGTGACCCGCGTGGAGCAGCACGGCCCGGCGGTCCCGGACCGGCGGACCGTCGCCGTGGTCCTCGCCGACGGGGAGACCGTGCTCGCGCGCGCGGTCATCGGTGCCGACGGCAGCGCCAGCCGGATAGGCGCTCATGTGGGGGTGAAGCTCGGTCAGGTCGACCTGGGCCTTGAGGCGGAGATCCCCGTGCCGCCGTCCGTGGCCGAGGACTGGAAGGGCCGTGTCCTCATCGACTGGGGCCCGATGCCCGGCAGTTACGGATGGGTCTTCCCGAAGGGCGACACACTGACCGTCGGCGTCATCTCGGCGCGCGGCGAGGGCGCCGCCACCAAGCGGTACATGGAGGACTTCGTCGCCCGGCTCGGCCTCTCCGGCTTCGAGCCCACGATCTCCTCCGGTCATCTGACGCGCTGCCGCACCGACGACTCGCCGCTCTCCCGCGGCCGGGTCCTCGTCTGTGGTGACGCGGCGGGGCTCCTGGAGCCGTGGACGCGAGAGGGCATCTCGTACGCGCTCCGCTCGGGCCGGCTCGCCGGCGAGTGGGCGGTACGGGTCGCCGAGGCCAACGACGCGGTCGACGCCCGGCGTCAGGCCCTGAACTACGCCTTCGCCATCAAGGCCGGCCTCGGTGTCGAGATGGCCGTCGGTCGGCGGATGCTCGCCGTCTTCGAGCGGCGGCCGGGTCTGCTGCACGCGACGCTCACGGGGCTGCGGCCGGCGTGGAACGCGTTCGCGGACATCACTCGGGGCTCGGCGACGCTCGGCGGCATGGTCCGCTCGAACGGCATGGCCCGGCGGGCCCTTGAAATCCTCGACAAGCGCATGGACACCTCGACCGGAGTCGGCCCGGCGGGCCGGGGGGTCGGCCAGCGGGAGCGATCGGCGCCGGAGGCCTCCGACAGCCCGGAGTTGTCGGCGGGCACGGCGGCTTCCGCGAGTCCTGAGGCTTCCGCGAGTCCGGAAGCTCCGGAAGTGGTCTGA
- a CDS encoding DUF6986 family protein, translating into MGQQEKVSTSLAGAVSEGISASLAAVDAELDRRYPGDPGTRQPVHTVYVPGNVFDAGTIRSWGDQALAALDEHAPDAASFAAVLGLSDDLAEDVYGRVRAKLEREPIEDLRVDFEDGYAGADEDQDAARAARLISEAYRNGTAAPYMGIRMKCMESAVRDRGIRTTDVFLTGLLENGGLPDGLVLTLPKVTYPEQVSAFVRLLEAFEKAHGLDAGRLGFEIQIETSQSILATDGTAAVARMIGAAEGRATGLHYGTFDYSACLGVSAAYQASDHPAADHAKAIMQVAAAGTGVRVSDGSTNVLPVGSTEHVHEAWRLHYGLTRRALARAYYQGWDMHPGHIPTRYAAVFAFYREGFEAAAKRLSAYANHAGGDVMDEPATAKALSSYLLRGIDCGALDTAEVDALTGMNRDALDRFAAPRRGDLTASAE; encoded by the coding sequence ATGGGTCAGCAGGAGAAGGTGTCGACGAGCCTCGCGGGCGCGGTCAGCGAGGGCATCAGCGCCTCCCTCGCAGCGGTGGACGCCGAGCTGGACCGCCGCTACCCGGGAGACCCCGGCACCCGTCAGCCCGTCCACACCGTCTACGTACCCGGCAACGTCTTCGACGCCGGAACCATCCGCTCCTGGGGCGACCAGGCCCTCGCCGCCCTGGACGAGCACGCCCCCGACGCCGCCTCCTTCGCCGCCGTCCTCGGCCTCTCCGACGACCTCGCCGAGGACGTCTACGGCCGCGTGCGCGCGAAGCTGGAGCGCGAGCCCATCGAGGACCTCCGCGTCGACTTCGAGGACGGCTACGCCGGGGCCGACGAGGACCAGGACGCAGCCCGCGCCGCCCGGCTGATCTCGGAGGCGTACCGGAACGGCACGGCGGCCCCGTACATGGGCATCCGGATGAAGTGCATGGAGTCCGCCGTCCGCGACCGGGGCATCCGCACCACCGACGTCTTCCTCACCGGCCTCCTGGAGAACGGCGGCCTCCCCGACGGGCTCGTCCTCACCCTCCCCAAGGTGACCTACCCCGAGCAGGTCTCCGCCTTCGTCCGCCTCCTGGAGGCCTTCGAGAAGGCCCACGGCCTCGACGCCGGCCGCCTCGGCTTCGAGATCCAGATCGAGACCAGCCAGTCCATCCTCGCCACCGACGGCACCGCCGCCGTCGCCCGCATGATCGGCGCCGCCGAGGGCCGCGCCACCGGACTGCACTACGGCACCTTCGACTACAGCGCCTGCCTCGGCGTCTCCGCCGCCTACCAGGCCAGCGACCACCCGGCCGCCGACCACGCCAAGGCGATCATGCAGGTCGCCGCCGCCGGTACCGGCGTCCGCGTCTCCGACGGCTCCACCAACGTCCTCCCGGTCGGCTCCACCGAGCACGTCCACGAGGCCTGGCGCCTGCACTACGGCCTGACTCGCCGCGCCCTGGCCCGCGCGTACTACCAGGGCTGGGACATGCACCCCGGCCACATCCCCACCCGCTACGCCGCCGTCTTCGCCTTCTATCGCGAGGGCTTCGAGGCCGCAGCCAAGCGCCTCTCCGCGTACGCCAACCACGCGGGCGGCGACGTCATGGACGAGCCCGCCACCGCGAAGGCCCTGAGCTCCTACCTGCTGCGCGGCATCGACTGCGGCGCCCTCGACACCGCCGAGGTCGACGCGCTCACCGGTATGAACCGCGACGCCCTCGACCGCTTCGCCGCCCCTCGCCGCGGCGACCTGACGGCCTCCGCCGAGTAG
- a CDS encoding ROK family protein, giving the protein MQTDPATGPHDGPAYGLVVALDIGGTKIAGALVDGEGRIRVRSQRPTPAREDGETVMRAVEDVLAELAASPLWEAAGAVGIGSAGPVDAHRGVVSPVNVPGWRDYPLVERVHKATGGRPVTLVGDGVAMTAAEHWLGAARGHDNALCLVVSTGVGGGLVLGGQIHPGPTGNAGHIGHIVVDMDGESCACGARGCVERIASGPHIARRALDNGWRPGPDGDLSAAAVAAAARAGDPVAVASFARAAQALAAGIAATAALVEIDIAVVGGGVAGAGEVLFAPLRRSLATYATLSFVRNLTVVPALTGADAGLLGAAAAASRAVGGGAWTGPAA; this is encoded by the coding sequence ATGCAGACCGATCCCGCCACGGGCCCCCACGACGGCCCCGCCTACGGTCTCGTCGTCGCTCTCGACATCGGGGGAACCAAGATCGCCGGCGCCCTGGTCGACGGTGAGGGGCGCATCCGCGTCCGCTCCCAGCGGCCCACGCCCGCGCGTGAGGACGGCGAGACCGTGATGCGCGCGGTGGAGGACGTACTCGCCGAGCTGGCCGCCTCGCCCCTGTGGGAGGCCGCGGGCGCCGTCGGCATCGGCAGCGCGGGCCCTGTGGATGCGCACCGGGGGGTCGTCAGCCCGGTCAACGTGCCCGGCTGGCGCGACTACCCGCTCGTCGAACGGGTCCACAAGGCGACGGGCGGACGGCCCGTCACCCTGGTCGGCGACGGCGTCGCCATGACGGCCGCCGAACACTGGCTCGGAGCCGCCCGGGGCCACGACAACGCCCTCTGCCTCGTGGTCTCCACGGGCGTCGGAGGCGGACTCGTCCTCGGTGGACAGATCCACCCCGGCCCCACCGGCAACGCGGGTCACATCGGTCACATCGTGGTGGACATGGACGGCGAGTCCTGCGCCTGCGGCGCACGCGGCTGCGTCGAACGCATCGCCAGCGGCCCGCACATCGCCCGTCGCGCCCTGGACAACGGCTGGCGTCCCGGGCCCGACGGCGATCTCTCCGCCGCCGCCGTGGCCGCCGCCGCGCGCGCCGGAGACCCGGTCGCCGTCGCCTCGTTCGCGCGGGCGGCCCAGGCGCTCGCGGCGGGCATCGCCGCGACGGCGGCCCTCGTCGAGATCGACATCGCGGTCGTCGGCGGCGGGGTGGCGGGCGCCGGAGAGGTCCTCTTCGCCCCGCTCCGGCGCAGCCTCGCCACGTACGCCACGCTCTCGTTCGTCCGGAACCTGACCGTCGTCCCGGCCCTCACGGGTGCCGACGCGGGCCTCCTCGGCGCCGCCGCGGCGGCATCGCGCGCGGTGGGCGGGGGAGCGTGGACGGGCCCGGCGGCCTGA
- a CDS encoding dipeptidase: protein MTSNPIAETVRSLMPRAKAELTELVAFESVADEAVAPRSECEGAANWVADALRAEDFQDVALLDTPDGSQAVYGVLPGPAGAPTVLLYAHYDVQPKLDESAWLTPPFELTERNGRWYGRGAADCKGGFILHLLALRALKANGGVPVTVKVIVEGSEEQGTGGLERYAEQHPELLLSDAIVIGDAGNFRVGLPTVTATLRGMTMIRVGIDTLEGNLHSGQFGGAAPDALAALIRVLDSLRGPDGSTVIDGLPGDQVWEGLQYPEEDFRQDAKVLAGVALPGSGTVADRIWARPAVTVIGIDCHPVAGATPSIPSSARAQLSLRVPPGLDSAEVTKLLFAHIEKHTPWNARVSLEQVGQGQPFQADTSSPAYASMAEAMRIAYPGQEMQTAGMGGSIPLCNTLASLYPESEILLIGLSEPEAQIHAPNESVSPEELERLSVAEAHFLLNYAHSKQG, encoded by the coding sequence ATGACCTCGAATCCGATCGCCGAGACCGTCCGGTCCCTGATGCCCCGAGCCAAGGCCGAGCTCACGGAGCTGGTGGCCTTCGAGTCGGTGGCGGACGAGGCCGTGGCCCCGCGCAGCGAGTGCGAGGGCGCCGCCAACTGGGTCGCGGACGCCCTGCGCGCCGAGGACTTCCAGGACGTGGCGCTGCTCGACACCCCGGACGGTTCGCAGGCGGTGTACGGCGTCCTGCCCGGCCCGGCCGGCGCGCCGACCGTCCTTCTCTACGCCCACTACGACGTCCAGCCGAAGCTGGACGAGTCCGCCTGGCTCACCCCGCCGTTCGAGCTGACGGAGCGGAACGGGCGCTGGTACGGGCGTGGCGCCGCCGACTGCAAGGGTGGCTTCATCCTGCACCTGCTCGCGCTGCGCGCCCTGAAGGCGAACGGCGGCGTTCCCGTGACGGTCAAGGTGATCGTCGAGGGTTCGGAGGAGCAGGGCACCGGCGGTCTCGAGCGCTACGCCGAGCAGCACCCCGAGCTGCTCCTCTCCGACGCGATCGTCATCGGCGACGCGGGCAACTTCCGGGTGGGGCTGCCGACGGTGACCGCGACCCTGCGCGGCATGACGATGATCCGGGTGGGGATCGACACCCTGGAGGGCAATCTGCACTCCGGCCAGTTCGGCGGTGCCGCGCCGGACGCGCTGGCGGCGCTGATCCGCGTACTGGACTCGCTGCGCGGCCCGGACGGTTCGACCGTCATCGACGGGCTGCCGGGCGACCAGGTGTGGGAGGGGCTGCAGTACCCGGAGGAGGACTTCCGCCAGGACGCCAAGGTCCTGGCCGGGGTCGCGCTGCCCGGCTCCGGAACGGTCGCCGACCGGATCTGGGCGCGTCCGGCCGTCACCGTCATCGGCATCGACTGTCACCCGGTGGCCGGAGCGACCCCGTCGATCCCCTCGTCGGCCCGTGCCCAGCTCAGCCTGCGGGTGCCGCCGGGCCTGGACTCGGCCGAAGTGACGAAGCTGCTCTTCGCGCACATCGAGAAGCACACGCCGTGGAACGCCCGGGTCTCCCTCGAACAGGTCGGCCAGGGCCAGCCGTTCCAGGCGGACACGTCGAGCCCGGCGTACGCGTCGATGGCCGAGGCGATGCGGATCGCGTACCCCGGCCAGGAGATGCAGACGGCGGGCATGGGCGGCTCGATCCCGCTCTGCAACACGCTGGCCTCGCTGTACCCGGAGTCGGAGATCCTCCTGATCGGCCTGAGCGAGCCGGAGGCGCAGATCCACGCGCCCAACGAGTCGGTCTCGCCGGAGGAGCTGGAGCGCCTGTCGGTGGCCGAGGCGCACTTCCTCCTCAACTACGCGCACTCGAAGCAGGGCTGA
- a CDS encoding nitroreductase family deazaflavin-dependent oxidoreductase has protein sequence MSDRSTTDSAGSNDSTGSPAAHVMKPGWLTINVLNRTVAWMTRRGFSVWGSRVLAVRGRKSGEWRRTPVNLLTLDGDRYLVAPRGHVQWTHNMRAAGGGRLILGKHVQDFTAVEVADDDKPALLRAYLKRWKAEVGVFFGGVGPDSSDEELRAIAPKHPVFRITPTGPTTPAA, from the coding sequence ATGTCCGACCGGTCCACCACCGACTCCGCCGGCTCGAACGACTCCACCGGCTCCCCCGCCGCCCACGTCATGAAGCCGGGCTGGCTCACGATCAACGTCCTCAACCGCACGGTCGCCTGGATGACCCGGCGCGGCTTCAGCGTCTGGGGATCCCGCGTGCTCGCCGTCCGCGGCCGCAAGAGCGGTGAGTGGCGACGTACCCCCGTCAACCTCCTGACACTGGACGGCGACCGGTACCTGGTCGCTCCCCGCGGGCACGTCCAGTGGACCCACAACATGCGGGCCGCCGGCGGCGGCCGGCTGATCCTCGGCAAGCACGTACAGGACTTCACCGCCGTCGAGGTGGCCGACGACGACAAGCCCGCCCTGCTGCGCGCCTACCTCAAGCGCTGGAAGGCCGAGGTCGGCGTCTTCTTCGGCGGCGTCGGCCCCGACTCCTCCGACGAGGAGCTGCGCGCCATCGCCCCGAAGCACCCCGTCTTCCGCATCACGCCGACGGGCCCCACCACTCCCGCCGCGTGA
- a CDS encoding TetR/AcrR family transcriptional regulator has translation MTTVRGARARARIEITAAIKDEARTQLAAEGAAKLSLRAVARELGMVSSALYRYFPSRDDLLTALIVDAYDAIGAAAEQAAAETARQRPLDRWTAVCRAVRTWAVAHPHEYALIYGSPVPGYTAPQDTIVPASRVGLVLIETARSAHTGEGVALPPLPEALSPEAARMAADIAPDLPPALAVALVAAWSQLFGLVSFEVFGHFHNIVEDRDTFFATAARRLGQDVGLLPRG, from the coding sequence ATGACGACCGTTCGAGGAGCCCGCGCCCGCGCCCGCATCGAGATCACCGCCGCCATCAAGGACGAGGCCCGCACCCAGCTCGCCGCCGAAGGTGCCGCCAAGCTGTCCCTCCGGGCCGTGGCCCGCGAGCTGGGCATGGTGTCCTCCGCGCTCTACCGCTACTTCCCGAGCCGTGACGACCTGCTCACCGCACTGATCGTCGACGCCTACGACGCCATCGGCGCCGCCGCCGAACAGGCCGCCGCCGAGACCGCCCGGCAGCGCCCCCTGGACCGCTGGACCGCCGTCTGCCGAGCGGTCCGCACCTGGGCCGTCGCCCACCCGCACGAGTACGCCCTGATCTACGGCTCCCCGGTGCCCGGCTACACGGCACCCCAGGACACCATCGTCCCCGCCTCCCGCGTCGGCCTCGTCCTCATCGAGACCGCGCGCAGCGCGCACACCGGGGAGGGTGTCGCCCTGCCCCCGCTCCCGGAGGCGCTGAGCCCCGAAGCCGCCCGTATGGCCGCCGACATCGCCCCGGACCTCCCGCCGGCGCTCGCGGTCGCGCTGGTCGCCGCCTGGTCGCAGCTCTTCGGCCTCGTCTCGTTCGAGGTCTTCGGCCACTTCCACAACATCGTGGAGGACCGCGACACCTTCTTCGCGACGGCGGCCCGCCGCCTCGGCCAGGACGTGGGCCTGCTGCCGCGCGGCTGA
- a CDS encoding NUDIX hydrolase, whose protein sequence is MIVWINGAFGAGKSTTARELVDLIPNSTLYDPEVTGGGLRGLLPAKRLAEVEDYQDLPIWRRLVVDTAAALLAEVGGVLVVPMTLLRQEYRDEIFGGLAARRIDVRHVLLAPEETILRQRIDGRSEYGDPETDARVRDWCHGHVAPYRTALGWLATDAYVVDTSALTVAEVARSVADAVLAGQATPCGIVQTPEPTGETLAAGVLLFDEQDRFLLVDPTYKPGWEFPGGVVEAGEPPARAGMREVAEEIGLELDAVPRLLLVDWERPQPPGYGGLRLLFDGGTLGPADTERLHLPGAELRDWRFVTEEEAADLLPPVRYRRLRWALRARERGTVLNLEAGDPVG, encoded by the coding sequence GTGATCGTCTGGATCAACGGTGCGTTCGGCGCGGGGAAGTCCACTACCGCGCGCGAGCTGGTCGATCTGATCCCGAACAGCACGCTGTACGACCCCGAGGTCACCGGCGGGGGCCTGCGCGGCCTCCTGCCGGCCAAGCGGCTCGCCGAGGTCGAGGACTACCAGGACCTGCCGATCTGGCGACGCCTGGTGGTCGACACCGCCGCCGCGCTGCTCGCCGAGGTCGGCGGCGTCCTGGTCGTCCCCATGACCCTGCTGCGGCAGGAGTACCGGGACGAGATCTTCGGTGGGCTCGCGGCCCGCCGCATCGACGTGCGCCATGTGCTGCTCGCCCCGGAGGAAACGATCCTGCGGCAGCGTATAGACGGCAGGTCGGAGTACGGCGACCCCGAGACCGACGCGCGCGTCCGGGACTGGTGCCACGGCCATGTCGCGCCCTACCGCACCGCGCTCGGCTGGCTCGCCACCGACGCGTACGTCGTCGACACCTCGGCGCTCACCGTGGCCGAGGTCGCCCGGTCCGTCGCCGACGCGGTCCTGGCCGGCCAGGCCACGCCCTGCGGCATCGTCCAGACCCCGGAACCGACCGGCGAGACGCTCGCCGCAGGAGTCCTGCTCTTCGACGAGCAGGACCGCTTCCTGCTCGTCGACCCCACCTACAAACCCGGTTGGGAGTTTCCCGGCGGGGTCGTCGAGGCCGGAGAACCCCCGGCCCGTGCCGGAATGCGCGAGGTGGCCGAGGAGATAGGCCTCGAACTCGACGCCGTGCCCCGCCTCCTGCTCGTCGACTGGGAACGCCCCCAGCCCCCCGGCTACGGAGGACTCCGCCTCCTCTTCGACGGCGGCACGCTCGGCCCCGCCGACACGGAGCGCCTCCACCTCCCCGGCGCCGAACTCCGCGACTGGCGGTTCGTCACCGAGGAGGAAGCCGCCGACCTCCTGCCCCCCGTCCGCTACCGCCGCCTCCGCTGGGCCCTGCGTGCGCGCGAACGCGGCACGGTGCTCAACCTGGAGGCGGGAGACCCGGTGGGCTGA
- a CDS encoding LacI family DNA-binding transcriptional regulator, producing the protein MADIARRPEHRYGNRPTMKDVAARAGVGLKTVSRVVNGEPGVTADTERRVQEAIEVLGFRRNDSARVLRKGRTATVGLVLEDLADPFYGPLSRAVEEVARAHGALLINGSSAEDPAREQELALALCARRVDGLIVIPAGDDHRYLEPEIRAGVATVFVDRPAGLIDADAVLSDSFGGARDGVAHLIAHGHRRIGFIGDRPRIHTASERLRGYRAAMEDAGLPVRDDWVSPGSTDPERVRTAVREMLTAPEPVTALFAGNNRVMVTVVRALAGHPRPVALVGFDDIELADLLGITVVAQDAAALGRTAAERLFRRLDGADEAPERVVLGTTLLARGSGEIPPSAV; encoded by the coding sequence GTGGCCGACATCGCCCGCCGCCCCGAGCACCGCTACGGCAACCGGCCCACGATGAAGGACGTCGCCGCGCGCGCGGGCGTCGGCCTGAAGACCGTGTCCCGGGTCGTGAACGGCGAACCGGGGGTCACCGCGGACACCGAGCGGCGGGTCCAGGAGGCCATCGAGGTCCTCGGTTTCCGCCGCAACGACAGCGCGCGGGTCCTGCGCAAGGGCAGGACCGCGACGGTCGGGCTCGTACTGGAGGATCTGGCCGACCCGTTCTACGGGCCGCTCAGCCGGGCCGTGGAGGAGGTCGCACGGGCGCACGGGGCTCTCCTCATCAACGGTTCCAGCGCCGAGGACCCGGCCCGGGAGCAGGAGCTGGCGCTCGCGCTGTGCGCGCGCCGGGTCGACGGTCTGATCGTCATCCCCGCGGGTGACGATCACCGTTATCTGGAGCCCGAGATCAGGGCGGGCGTCGCCACCGTCTTCGTCGACCGGCCCGCGGGGCTCATCGACGCCGACGCCGTGCTCTCCGACAGCTTCGGCGGGGCCCGCGACGGGGTGGCCCATCTGATCGCCCACGGGCACCGCCGTATCGGCTTCATCGGTGACCGTCCGCGTATCCACACCGCGTCCGAGCGGCTGCGCGGCTACCGCGCGGCGATGGAGGACGCGGGTCTCCCGGTCCGGGACGACTGGGTCTCGCCGGGGTCCACGGACCCGGAGCGGGTGAGGACGGCCGTACGGGAGATGCTGACGGCGCCGGAGCCCGTGACGGCGCTGTTCGCGGGGAACAACCGGGTGATGGTCACGGTGGTCCGCGCCCTGGCCGGGCACCCGCGGCCGGTGGCCCTGGTGGGCTTCGACGACATCGAACTGGCCGACCTGCTCGGCATCACGGTCGTCGCCCAGGACGCGGCCGCGCTGGGCCGGACGGCGGCGGAGCGCCTGTTCCGGCGCCTCGACGGGGCCGACGAGGCGCCCGAGCGGGTGGTGCTCGGCACCACGCTCCTGGCTCGCGGTTCGGGCGAGATCCCGCCGTCGGCAGTCTGA
- a CDS encoding serine/threonine protein kinase produces MSSGENERLAGRYRIVRRLGRGGMGVVWKAVDEVLGREVAVKELRTFTDAAAPELADLRLRMTREARAAARVRHHGVVAVHDVTEHEGRPVIVMELVDGPSLDDVLAESGTVDAAEAARIGSHVLEALAAAHDVGVLHRDVKPGNILLDRSGRIVLTDFGIATMEDPGDGSATHLTRSGEIVGSLDYLAPERARGQDPGPASDVWALGATLYAAVEGASPFRRTSTWSTLAAIVTEPLPEPRRAGPLAPVLRRLLDKDPTARPTAREAAALLAAVAGAGEAAPDGAGAAEAAPMVGSVEPRSPVEPVGFAATVAPVDAPAPVPYAGRGPDPGAVPLGGAFGPPLPLPPTGVGTVSGTAGPIGPRAARRAQPKPRRGLVLVAASVAAVLLAGGGLTYAVMDRDTDVRASGGAPRDGGERDDPGRALDPGTSAGSTSGQPSGTASPSSATVSGTPSPPVQGNGTDRPRSDRSGQASDPPPGGTRTPGSGTGTGAGADGSADGSPDGGTTSPDSPGGSTPTAGGDPSGGGGATTAPTTGAPPPAEGCVASGTSATCQVVRSATTTRYDGGEMGTIGAGPHVLYCQVDLDRGETYGGTTSRWFARTDDDSGNTNVYLSVLHLAGGAGGGPVANLRIC; encoded by the coding sequence GTGTCATCGGGGGAGAACGAACGGCTCGCGGGCCGCTACAGAATCGTGCGCCGACTCGGGCGCGGCGGCATGGGTGTGGTCTGGAAGGCTGTCGACGAGGTCCTCGGCCGTGAGGTGGCCGTCAAGGAACTCCGTACCTTCACGGACGCGGCCGCGCCCGAACTGGCCGATCTGCGTCTGCGGATGACCCGCGAGGCGCGCGCCGCCGCGCGGGTCCGCCATCACGGAGTCGTCGCCGTCCACGACGTCACCGAACACGAGGGCCGGCCCGTCATCGTCATGGAGCTCGTCGACGGGCCCTCCCTCGACGACGTCCTCGCCGAGAGCGGCACCGTCGACGCCGCCGAGGCGGCCCGGATCGGCTCCCACGTCCTGGAGGCGCTGGCCGCCGCGCACGACGTGGGCGTCCTGCACCGGGACGTGAAGCCGGGCAACATCCTGCTCGACCGCTCGGGCCGGATCGTCCTCACCGACTTCGGCATCGCGACGATGGAGGACCCGGGCGACGGGTCCGCCACCCATCTCACCCGCAGCGGCGAGATCGTCGGGTCCCTGGACTACCTGGCCCCCGAACGGGCCCGAGGCCAGGACCCTGGTCCCGCCTCCGATGTGTGGGCGCTCGGCGCCACCCTGTACGCGGCCGTCGAAGGCGCCTCGCCCTTCCGCCGCACGTCGACCTGGTCGACCCTCGCGGCCATCGTCACCGAGCCCCTTCCGGAACCCCGCCGGGCCGGACCGCTCGCCCCGGTCCTGCGCCGTCTCCTGGACAAGGACCCGACCGCCCGCCCGACGGCCCGCGAGGCGGCGGCGCTGTTGGCGGCGGTGGCGGGCGCGGGGGAGGCCGCCCCCGACGGTGCAGGCGCGGCGGAGGCGGCGCCGATGGTGGGATCCGTCGAACCCCGGTCGCCCGTCGAGCCCGTGGGGTTCGCCGCGACGGTGGCGCCCGTCGACGCTCCGGCGCCCGTTCCGTACGCGGGGCGCGGCCCGGACCCGGGGGCGGTCCCGCTCGGCGGGGCCTTCGGCCCGCCGCTGCCCCTGCCGCCGACCGGCGTCGGAACCGTCAGCGGGACGGCCGGACCGATCGGCCCCCGGGCCGCGCGCCGCGCGCAGCCGAAGCCGCGCCGGGGGCTCGTGCTCGTCGCCGCCTCCGTGGCCGCCGTCCTGCTGGCCGGCGGTGGGCTCACGTACGCCGTCATGGACCGTGACACCGACGTCCGGGCCTCCGGTGGGGCCCCGCGGGACGGAGGTGAGCGGGACGACCCGGGGCGCGCGCTGGACCCGGGGACCAGCGCCGGGTCGACCTCGGGGCAGCCGAGCGGCACCGCCTCGCCCTCCTCCGCGACGGTCTCCGGAACCCCCTCGCCGCCTGTGCAGGGGAACGGTACGGACCGCCCCCGCTCCGACCGTTCGGGGCAGGCCTCGGACCCGCCCCCCGGCGGTACGCGGACCCCCGGCTCCGGCACGGGTACCGGCGCCGGGGCCGATGGGTCCGCCGACGGGTCGCCCGACGGCGGTACGACGTCCCCGGACAGCCCGGGAGGCAGCACCCCCACGGCGGGAGGCGACCCGTCCGGAGGCGGCGGAGCGACGACCGCGCCCACCACCGGGGCCCCGCCGCCCGCCGAGGGCTGCGTCGCCTCCGGCACCTCCGCCACCTGCCAGGTCGTGCGCAGTGCCACGACCACCCGGTACGACGGCGGCGAGATGGGAACGATCGGCGCGGGCCCGCACGTCCTGTACTGCCAGGTCGACCTGGACCGCGGTGAGACGTACGGGGGGACCACCAGCCGCTGGTTCGCCAGGACCGACGACGACAGCGGCAACACCAACGTCTACCTGAGCGTGCTGCACCTGGCCGGAGGAGCGGGCGGGGGCCCGGTGGCGAACCTCCGGATCTGCTGA